A DNA window from Vigna angularis cultivar LongXiaoDou No.4 chromosome 1, ASM1680809v1, whole genome shotgun sequence contains the following coding sequences:
- the LOC108320569 gene encoding U-box domain-containing protein 6, with the protein MNVAEVEENLVAATDAKLHGQMCKTLSIIYCKVLSVFPSLEAARPRSKSGIQALCSLHVALEKVKNVLQHCAECSKLYLAITADSVLLKFEKAKSALEDSLRRVEEIVPLSIGCQVQEIVHEFVTIEFALDPSEKQVGNDLIALLQQGRKFNDSSDSNELECFHQAAARLGITSSRAALAERRALKKLLERARSEEDKRKESIIAYLLHLMRKYSKLFRSEFSDDNDSQGSAPCSPTVQGSIEDSVPGSHCQAFDRQLSKFSCFNFKPNSGRKSGQMPLPPEELRCPISLQLMYDPVIIASGQTYERVCIEKWFSDGHNNCPKTQQELSHLCLTPNYCVKGLVTSWCEQNGVPIPEGPPESLDLNYWQLLSESESSSSKAVNSVSSCKLKGVEAVPLEESGISEESVEKGTEIVSAQEEDIEQCFSFLKVLTEGNNWSKQCEVVEHLRLLLRDDEEARILLGANGFVEALLHFLQSAVHEGSLMAVESGTMALFNLAVNNNRNKEIMLSAGVLSLLEEMISKTSSYGCITALYLNLSCLEEAKPMIGMSQAIQFLIQLLQSDSDVQCKQDALHSLYNLSTMASNIQHLLSSGIISGLQFLLEGDTDCLWTERCIAVLINLAASDVGREEIVSTPGLISALASILDTDELLEQEQAVTCLLILCNRSEECCDMVLQEGVIPALVSISVNGTPRGREKAQKLLMLFREQRRDHSPVKTHQCPPETADLSMPPAEMKPLCKSISRRKSGRTFSFFWKSKSYSVYQC; encoded by the exons ATGAATGTTGCTGAGGTTGAAGAAAATCTAGTGGCTGCAACCGATGCTAAG TTACATGGACAAATGTGCAAGACTCTTTCTATAATATATTGCAAAGTACTGTCTGTATTTCCTTCTTTAGAAGCTGCCAGGCCTAGGAGTAAATCTGGTATTCAGGCATTATGTTCATTGCATGTAGCCTTGGAGAAAGTCAAGAATGTTCTTCAGCACTGCGCAGAGTGTAGTAAACTTTACTTG GCTATAACTGCTGATTCCGTCCTCCTAAAATTTGAGAAGGCTAAATCTGCTCTTGAAGATAGTCTTAGACGAGTGGAAGAAATTGTTCCTCTATCTATTGGGTGTCAG GTTCAGGAGATTGTGCACGAGTTTGTGACAATAGAATTTGCACTTGACCCATCAGAAAAGCAAGTTGGCAATGATTTGATTGCATTGCTCCAACAGGGGAGAAAGTTTAATGATTCTAGTGACAGCAATGAGCTTGAATGTTTCCACCAGGCTGCTGCTAGACTCGGAATTACATCTTCAAGAGCAGCTCTTGCCGAAAGAAGAGCTCTCAAGAAACTCCTAGAAAGGGCTCGATCAGAGGAAGACAAGAGGAAGGAATCAATTATTGCATATCTCTTGCATCTTATGAGGAAATACTCCAAATTATTTAGAAGTGAGTTCTCAGATGACAATGATTCTCAGGGTTCTGCTCCTTGTTCTCCCACTGTTCAGGGATCTATTGAGGACAGTGTTCCTGGTAGTCATTGTCAAGCCTTTGACAGGCAGCTTTCAAAATTCAGTTGCTTTAATTTTAAACCAAATAGTGGTAGGAAATCAGGGCAGATGCCACTTCCACCTGAAGAGTTAAGGTGTCCTATATCTCTGCAACTTATGTATGATCCTGTTATCATTGCTTCTGGGCAAACATATGAAAGAGTTTGCATAGAGAAATGGTTCAGTGATGGGCACAACAACTGCCCAAAGACGCAGCAGGAACTTTCACATCTTTGTTTAACTCCTAATTACTGTGTTAAGGGCCTTGTTACTAGTTGGTGTGAACAAAATGGAGTTCCTATTCCTGAAGGTCCTCCTGAATCTCTTGACCTTAATTACTGGCAGTTATTATCAGAGTCTGAATCTTCAAGTTCAAAAGCTGTAAATAGTGTCAGCTCTTGCAAGTTGAAGGGTGTTGAAGCGGTTCCTTTGGAAGAGAGTGGTATCTCAGAGGAATCTGTGGAAAAGGGAACTGAAATTGTGTCTGCACAAGAGGAAGACATAGAGCAGTGTTTTAGCTTTCTGAAAGTTTTGACTGAGGGGAATAATTGGAGTAAGCAATGTGAAGTGGTAGAACATTTAAGGTTGCTGCTGAGGGATGACGAGGAAGCCCGGATTTTGTTGGGGGCTAATGGGTTTGTCGAAGCACTTCTGCACTTCTTGCAATCAGCTGTGCATGAAGGTAGTTTGATGGCTGTGGAAAGTGGAACAATGGCTCTCTTCAACCTGGCTGTGAATAATAACAG AAATAAGGAAATTATGTTATCAGCTGGAGTATTATCATTGTTGGAAGAGATGATTTCAAAAACTAGTTCTTATGGTTGTATTACCGCTCTTTATTTGAATCTCTCTTGCCTTGAAGAAGCCAAGCCAATGATTGGCATGAGTCAGGCTATCCAGTTCCTAATCCAGCTTCTCCAATCGGACTCTGATGTTCAATGCAAGCAAGATGCTCTCCATTCTCTCTATAATCTTTCTACTATGGCCTCCAATATTCAACACCTCCTTTCATCTGGCATCATTAGTGGCTTACAGTTCCTTCTTGAAGGCGACACTGATTGCTTGTGGACAGAGAGATGCATAGCTGTTTTGATAAATTTAGCTGCTTCTGATGTTGGAAGGGAGGAAATTGTATCAACTCCTGGACTCATTAGTGCACTGGCTTCTATACTGGACACTGATGAGCTCTTGGAACAGGAGCAAGCAGTCACTTGTCTCCTAATTTTGTGCAATAGAAGTGAGGAGTGTTGTGACATGGTCTTGCAAGAAGGGGTTATACCAGCATTGGTTTCAATATCAGTGAATGGGACCCCAAGAGGCAGAGAAAAAGCTCAGAAACTGTTGATGCTGTTCCGAGAGCAGCGGCGGGACCATTCACCAGTTAAGACACATCAGTGCCCACCTGAAACTGCTGATTTGTCTATGCCTCCAGCTGAAATGAAACCGCTATGCAAGTCAATTTCAAGAAGAAAGTCTGGGAGAACTTTTAGCTTTTTCTGGAAAAGCAAGAGCTATTCTGTCTACCAGTGCTGA
- the LOC128194953 gene encoding uncharacterized protein LOC128194953 yields the protein MDMPHPDFLCHKPEAKETGRMNSSRHRPLHTCGLSILVIVDIIIGKTQHINGPLGSTLKRVTKLSKFAVPLIYAMQIYWLTILSFIDDAILAIEKVIEKLFPHSTRVFDKVDEIVVMIVSFPEKFEGAMNKFPTIIREFPFLNRALTLMISRWNTRTTGVDRSCNEGYMDLENFPPIISECEYKGIHDIALQSLVKGSYKEALERGKEDDPQEKMEIGCEVEKKVDKGDYCECKEGREKNHMNNKECDDAIVKCLVGESVKDGS from the exons ATGGATATGCCACACCCCGATTTCCTCTGTCAT AAACCTGAAGCTAAGGAAACCGGAAGAATGAATAGTTCAAGGCACCGTCCGTTACACACTTGTGGACTTTCCATCTTAGTCATTGTTGATATTATCATAGGAAAAACCCAACATATCAATGGACCATTAGGTTCAACGTTGAAAAGGGTAACGAAGTTATCCAAATTCGCCGTGCCCCTTATCTACGCCATGCAAATCTATTGGCTTACAATTCTCTCCTTCATCGATGATGCCATTCTAGCAATTGAAAAAGTTATAGAGAAACTGTTTCCCCATTCAACACGTGTGTTCgacaaagttgatgaaattgtggtAATGATAGTGTCCTTTCCCGAGAAATTTGAAGGTGCAATGAACAAGTTTCCTACAATAATCCGTGAGTTCCCCTTTCTGAATCGGGCACTGACCCTTATGATCTCAAGGTGGAACACGAGAACAACAGGTGTTGATAGGAGTTGCAATGAAGGGTACATGGATTTGGAAAACTTTCCTCCTATAATATCAGAGTGTGAATATAAAGGGATTCATGACATTGCATTGCAGAGTCTCGTAAAAGGGTCATACAAGGAAGCTTTGGAGAGAGGGAAAGAAGATGACCCACAAGAGAAAATGGAGATAGGGTGTGAGGTTGAGAAGAAGGTAGATAAAGGTGATTATTGTGAATGCAAAGAAGGAAGAGAGAAGAATCATATGAATAATAAAGAGTGTGATGATGCTATTGTGAAATGTCTTGTTGGAGAAAGTGTGAAAGATGGTAGTTAA